A stretch of Natronococcus sp. CG52 DNA encodes these proteins:
- a CDS encoding non-histone chromosomal MC1 family protein, whose product MVREDGKRNFALRESSGDETSVFSGNTPRQAALKAARRLEPGSSEDAADRVELRLREKGTDKVHIYDGWAWEETAPDDKPDWMPSEITEANVSKKGIEHLEE is encoded by the coding sequence ATGGTACGTGAAGATGGCAAGCGAAACTTCGCACTGCGCGAATCGAGTGGCGACGAGACGAGCGTCTTCTCGGGGAACACCCCTCGTCAGGCCGCCCTCAAGGCGGCCCGTCGGCTCGAGCCCGGCTCGAGCGAGGACGCTGCTGATCGGGTCGAACTCCGACTCCGAGAGAAGGGAACGGACAAGGTCCACATCTACGACGGCTGGGCCTGGGAGGAGACGGCTCCGGACGACAAACCCGACTGGATGCCCAGCGAGATCACGGAGGCGAACGTCTCGAAGAAAGGAATCGAACACTTAGAGGAGTGA
- the pheA gene encoding prephenate dehydratase — translation MSTVTLGPEGTYSHRAAGAIAADDEIDFRQSVTAIVEAVATGEYDRGIVPIENSIEGSVSESLDAVAEYDVAITREIVTPIRHALLAQGTEFDTIASHSQALAQCRTYLEREHPDATLEAVASTAQGVEFAREDPSVAGIGHPANADIENGLEVLAEDIQDQDSNATRFFALAPVEERSKGGGKTTLVVYPNANYPGLLLELLEPFADRDINLSRVESRPSGQRLGDYVFHIDIDAGLYESRATEAIAEIEELAENGWVRRLGSYDTEHVVE, via the coding sequence ATGAGTACTGTAACTCTCGGTCCCGAAGGGACCTACTCGCATCGCGCAGCGGGCGCGATCGCCGCGGACGACGAGATCGACTTCCGGCAGTCGGTGACCGCGATCGTCGAGGCCGTCGCGACCGGCGAGTACGACCGCGGGATCGTTCCCATCGAGAACAGCATCGAGGGGAGCGTCAGCGAGAGTCTCGACGCCGTCGCCGAGTACGACGTCGCGATCACTCGCGAGATCGTCACCCCGATCAGGCACGCCCTGCTCGCCCAGGGGACGGAGTTCGACACGATCGCCAGCCACTCCCAGGCGCTGGCCCAGTGTCGCACCTACCTCGAGCGCGAGCATCCAGACGCGACCCTCGAGGCCGTCGCGAGCACGGCCCAGGGCGTCGAGTTCGCTCGCGAGGATCCCTCGGTTGCGGGGATCGGCCACCCGGCGAACGCCGACATCGAGAACGGACTCGAGGTGCTCGCCGAGGACATCCAGGATCAGGACTCGAACGCGACCCGGTTCTTCGCGCTCGCACCCGTCGAGGAGCGCTCGAAGGGCGGCGGGAAGACCACGCTCGTCGTCTACCCGAACGCGAACTATCCGGGTCTCCTGCTCGAGTTGCTCGAGCCGTTTGCAGATCGAGATATCAACCTCTCTCGCGTCGAGTCGCGTCCGAGCGGCCAGCGACTGGGTGACTACGTCTTCCACATCGATATCGACGCGGGACTGTACGAGTCCCGGGCCACCGAAGCGATCGCCGAAATCGAGGAACTCGCCGAAAATGGGTGGGTGCGACGGCTCGGTTCGTACGACACGGAACACGTAGTGGAGTGA
- a CDS encoding ABC transporter — translation MTRDILIMKRYPLNTAGAIIGLYALFLLVYLGGRSLLGPGFSGTLGALIVGFFLFIMGNASYKTLAGLFATEAKWGTLERLYLSPVKFGHVAVLLSVSSLLVTFFIGFTMLALMLLTTGTSISLDLVSILPIVTFTLLSTVGLGLLFGGATIRYKNISSIFGLVKFVFVALIAAGPASENVFALKFLPLVQGSYLLQRVMNEELRLWDLELLELSVLVLVGLAYFAFGYVLFRYFTERARTAGVMGHY, via the coding sequence GTGACGCGTGATATTCTCATCATGAAGCGGTATCCGCTGAATACCGCCGGGGCAATAATCGGTCTGTACGCGCTGTTCCTTCTCGTCTATCTCGGCGGTCGCTCGCTTCTCGGTCCGGGATTCAGCGGTACGCTCGGGGCACTCATCGTCGGGTTCTTTCTCTTTATTATGGGAAATGCCTCTTACAAAACGCTCGCGGGCCTCTTCGCGACGGAGGCAAAGTGGGGGACGTTAGAGCGGCTGTACCTCTCACCGGTCAAATTCGGTCACGTCGCAGTACTCCTGTCGGTCAGTTCACTCCTCGTGACGTTTTTCATCGGTTTCACGATGCTCGCGCTGATGCTTCTTACGACGGGAACCTCGATTTCGCTCGATCTAGTCAGCATCCTTCCGATCGTCACGTTCACGCTTCTCTCTACGGTAGGTCTCGGACTGCTGTTCGGTGGAGCCACGATCCGATACAAAAACATCAGTTCGATTTTCGGCCTCGTCAAATTCGTTTTCGTCGCGCTCATCGCCGCGGGGCCGGCCTCGGAGAACGTCTTCGCGCTCAAATTCCTTCCGCTCGTCCAGGGGAGCTATCTGCTTCAACGCGTAATGAACGAAGAACTTCGCCTCTGGGATCTCGAACTCCTCGAACTGTCCGTACTCGTGTTGGTCGGACTCGCGTACTTTGCGTTCGGATACGTTCTATTCCGGTACTTCACGGAACGAGCACGAACGGCCGGCGTCATGGGACACTACTGA
- a CDS encoding ABC transporter ATP-binding protein, giving the protein MIGSEEVERETNPHSIVSIEDLVKSYGGREETVRAIDGVSLTVEAGRIVGLLGPNGAGKTTLIKSILGLITPTSGSISVGGVDVVENPNRAHAKMAAVLEGARSTYWRLTIRENLEFFGRLNGEVGTEERKRDHQFLERLNLTEKMDDVVNDLSRGEKQRVSLATAMAQDIDVLFLDEPTLGLDVEGSFELQQTLTELAAQRGVTILVSSHDLGMIESVCDRGIVLDDGEIVADDAIENLLDVLQTRVYELIVEGRVAASTRNEIERAYDVVSWVEHRGCTKLTVAVSNANRVHGLTGVLVRSGLQIRSIRMDDTDFETVFASLVYDRPHVDESRAARGER; this is encoded by the coding sequence ATGATCGGAAGCGAAGAAGTAGAACGAGAGACGAACCCGCATTCGATCGTCTCCATCGAGGACCTCGTCAAGTCGTACGGCGGGCGAGAAGAGACGGTTCGCGCTATCGACGGCGTAAGTCTAACCGTCGAAGCCGGACGCATCGTCGGTCTGCTCGGCCCGAACGGCGCCGGAAAGACGACGCTCATCAAATCGATACTCGGTCTCATCACTCCGACGAGCGGCTCGATTTCGGTCGGTGGCGTCGACGTCGTCGAAAACCCGAATCGCGCTCACGCGAAGATGGCTGCGGTGTTAGAAGGAGCGCGGAGCACCTACTGGCGGTTGACGATACGCGAAAATCTCGAGTTCTTCGGCCGGTTGAACGGCGAGGTTGGTACCGAAGAGCGCAAACGGGATCATCAGTTCCTCGAGCGGTTGAACTTGACCGAAAAGATGGACGACGTGGTAAACGATCTTTCTCGAGGCGAGAAACAGCGAGTCTCGCTGGCCACGGCAATGGCACAAGATATCGACGTTCTGTTCCTGGACGAGCCGACGCTCGGACTCGACGTCGAGGGGTCGTTCGAATTGCAGCAGACGCTCACCGAACTAGCGGCTCAGCGGGGCGTAACGATTCTCGTTTCGAGTCACGACCTGGGTATGATCGAGTCCGTCTGCGATCGCGGCATCGTCCTCGACGACGGCGAAATCGTGGCCGACGACGCTATCGAGAATCTACTCGACGTGCTCCAGACGAGGGTGTACGAACTGATCGTTGAGGGACGCGTCGCGGCCTCGACCCGGAACGAAATCGAACGAGCGTACGACGTCGTCTCCTGGGTCGAACACCGAGGCTGTACGAAACTGACCGTCGCCGTTTCGAACGCAAATCGCGTTCACGGCTTGACGGGTGTACTCGTACGGAGCGGTCTGCAAATCAGGTCGATACGAATGGACGATACGGATTTCGAGACCGTTTTCGCGTCTCTCGTGTACGATCGACCGCACGTCGACGAATCCCGTGCGGCGCGGGGTGAACGATGA
- a CDS encoding CPBP family intramembrane glutamic endopeptidase — protein MVTDCENEEAVRSIDEWKAGIILLTLLGAALLILVGSHIASNRYLSIPWLLPEAEGALVGIPAALLLYLSLPRFLSIPYGAVFIEMPDRSTLRWVCFGIVLAASVATGAVVLLPGTITVQYDGLQTLSTILLSAILLGLLAAITEELVFRGYMLSFVGYRWGWPKAIVLTSVLFGVLHNAKVEGTGASELYVLIAASAGLLYALVTYYTETVWNAVALHAMWNAVFHADVLSIRPFDERASEAVITYEYTDSSHLFGADWTAVTGSPFVLLTLVAVSAAVYVTYDEISLKTSGVK, from the coding sequence ATGGTTACGGACTGCGAGAACGAAGAAGCGGTACGATCGATAGACGAGTGGAAGGCCGGAATCATCCTACTCACGCTCCTCGGTGCTGCGTTGCTCATACTGGTCGGTTCGCACATCGCATCGAATCGATACCTGTCGATACCGTGGCTGCTGCCGGAGGCAGAAGGAGCGCTCGTCGGTATCCCAGCGGCACTCCTGCTCTACCTGTCTCTTCCGAGGTTCCTCAGTATCCCGTACGGCGCAGTGTTCATCGAGATGCCCGACAGATCGACGCTTCGATGGGTGTGCTTCGGAATCGTCCTTGCGGCGAGTGTCGCCACCGGGGCCGTCGTACTGCTACCCGGAACGATAACGGTACAGTACGACGGCCTGCAGACCCTCTCGACGATCCTGCTTAGTGCGATTCTGTTGGGGCTGCTCGCGGCGATCACGGAGGAACTGGTGTTTCGAGGATACATGCTCTCGTTCGTCGGGTATCGGTGGGGATGGCCGAAGGCCATCGTCCTGACTTCGGTGCTGTTCGGGGTATTACACAACGCGAAGGTCGAAGGGACGGGCGCCTCGGAACTCTACGTGCTCATCGCGGCGTCTGCAGGCCTGCTGTACGCTCTCGTCACATACTATACGGAAACCGTCTGGAACGCCGTCGCTCTTCACGCGATGTGGAACGCGGTGTTTCACGCCGACGTTCTCTCGATCAGACCGTTCGACGAACGGGCGAGTGAAGCAGTAATAACGTACGAGTATACCGACTCGAGTCACCTGTTCGGCGCCGACTGGACCGCCGTTACCGGATCGCCGTTCGTTCTC